One Calditrichia bacterium DNA window includes the following coding sequences:
- a CDS encoding B12-binding domain-containing radical SAM protein, with translation MKILVSHSFFLHLDAKEAKNRKPYPPLASITLIAWLKQELGLDAEFYDVMFDENPAGLVAAIRECQPDVFILYDDDFNFLTKMCLENMRDAIFAALAESPKTGLFIAHGSDASDQAEAYLNAGFDVIVHRNAEKTVVDLLLNYRENPNPAAYRELPGISFLDDLQVVHQPQTKTNLPMEFAPMPAWAKIDLTPYRAMWRSAHGYFSLNVSTSHGCPFRCNWCAKPLYGRTYKAISPRRAAAEFAFVALELHADQIWVTDDIFALKPGWISEFADEMAALNVRIPYKCQNRADLITETMAAELARSGCAEVWLGVESGSQRILDAMDKDENIESIKTASRLLKKHGVQVGFFLQYGYLGEDFSDIRQTLALVRECLPDHIGISVSYPLKGTPFYETVAAQMGQKKNWRDSGDLAMMYRGTYHPEFYRALHSYTHHYFGFVSLLRSQPLTKRIKRVAAQIRHIPGMLKYKRIMKAYL, from the coding sequence ATGAAAATTCTGGTGAGCCATTCATTTTTCCTACATTTGGATGCGAAGGAGGCGAAAAATCGCAAGCCGTATCCGCCGTTGGCGTCGATTACGCTGATTGCCTGGCTGAAACAGGAATTGGGATTGGACGCTGAATTTTACGATGTGATGTTCGATGAAAATCCCGCCGGACTGGTCGCTGCGATTCGCGAATGTCAACCGGACGTGTTCATTTTATACGATGACGATTTCAACTTTTTGACCAAAATGTGTCTCGAAAACATGCGCGACGCCATTTTTGCAGCGCTGGCGGAGTCGCCGAAAACCGGGCTGTTTATCGCGCATGGCTCGGATGCTTCGGATCAGGCGGAAGCGTATCTCAACGCCGGATTTGACGTGATTGTCCACCGCAACGCGGAAAAAACAGTGGTCGATTTGCTGCTCAACTACCGTGAAAATCCGAATCCGGCGGCATATCGCGAGTTGCCGGGCATCTCGTTTTTGGATGATTTGCAAGTGGTTCACCAGCCGCAAACCAAAACCAATTTACCGATGGAATTTGCGCCGATGCCCGCATGGGCAAAAATCGATCTCACGCCATATCGAGCGATGTGGCGATCGGCGCACGGATATTTTTCGCTGAACGTGTCCACTTCGCACGGCTGCCCGTTTCGCTGCAACTGGTGCGCAAAACCGCTGTATGGCAGAACCTACAAAGCCATTTCGCCGCGACGCGCTGCGGCGGAATTTGCATTCGTTGCCCTCGAACTGCACGCCGACCAGATTTGGGTGACCGACGATATTTTTGCCCTCAAACCCGGCTGGATCAGCGAATTTGCCGACGAAATGGCTGCGCTCAACGTGCGCATTCCTTACAAATGCCAGAATCGCGCGGACCTGATCACCGAAACGATGGCGGCGGAACTCGCCCGCTCCGGCTGCGCGGAAGTGTGGCTCGGCGTGGAGTCCGGCTCGCAGCGCATTCTCGACGCGATGGACAAGGATGAAAACATTGAATCGATCAAAACAGCCAGCCGCCTGCTCAAAAAACATGGCGTTCAGGTGGGATTTTTTCTGCAATACGGCTATCTCGGCGAAGATTTTTCGGACATCCGCCAAACGCTGGCGCTGGTGCGCGAATGCCTGCCGGATCACATCGGCATTTCCGTGTCGTATCCGCTGAAGGGCACGCCGTTTTACGAAACCGTGGCGGCGCAAATGGGGCAGAAAAAAAACTGGCGCGACAGCGGCGATCTGGCAATGATGTATCGCGGCACCTATCACCCGGAATTTTACCGGGCGTTGCACAGCTACACCCACCATTATTTCGGGTTCGTGTCGCTGCTGCGCTCACAACCGCTGACCAAACGCATCAAACGCGTCGCCGCGCAAATCCGGCACATTCCGGGCATGCTCAAATACAAACGCATCATGAAAGCGTATCTATGA